One genomic window of Luteolibacter flavescens includes the following:
- a CDS encoding thrombospondin type 3 repeat-containing protein, which produces MKASITLALLAPALLRAEPVSRLAAEWFVPSPSSPKDFALVDSATGTVRLGSTGSDGQTSFSPPVSTGISNVADTAWAIYGGTGVLSLASPDTNRVALVLPGQPIPVARTFTSHTGIGPSGVGEIDGGSGMEWALSTIHNGGANGARQEVFNVLATTPVSLGSGSTNVPIHRLEPLRDSSNGRTVGLYAAASGANTGFGILQRSGASVVRSTRITLSGTAYPVSNVITSSGETIVMGYRQGNATAHLLRVTTPVTTASTFTNATITLPYLVSSVLPVLQGGTGNITDGILAIAADGSKAEWFRVNAAANALVTTGVTFPAPAGGFVTGLLPLPGIGVVRLSGATAGGPSTAFETSQWNGSAWTVTDTGDLPALPSGAANFATLLFYSANPQADESARLLGIQNAPHWTRRSGAFSAVPASVMKESFVSSTGGLGSAVSETVYAPSGTNYVVTNQVEAGLSISAVGNSIAALYTPSLVVEPATGSYEQAFQVTALYDAERYDLLWRRMPSGSWMSWNGPLGVGYDIGLQFRLRDVATGASGAIVTRDYDLPAAALASQDSDGDGVPDYVEIGLALDPFAGADSDGDGVSDLAELLANTDPGSAASFPANPADIGAASGIDLVAVPRNAAGTEMATGEQMNVRRQDGSLVAQGLMQAIAPALPDGGVRGARLRADSNLPTDELIVLDSPLYFDLTNSTRNGREILRVMQPVLPPKFSPVFTPSGTDLSADTAGWVAAAQAAATTYRRIPARTTLDPEDSAVAVLVESLVHAGLATARPAELPAPQVSEFSFFPGRASDSTRIYLGAADRALLDAAGFSMPAALTVATGAKAAMTPLADAIYQRHVTGVAASPGMMPPFDALRIILRGGDAPNGYAGAATPAVITSARTAFNTALAATSSIYRPVQTWTVEIPVTSQGRAIYPRVSDGVQVMLLDASGDRFALEQGMGLRPGSRFAVTGYTDSPPFNGRPTLVVTRVAVALLPASSDRDDDGNLLDDEWERFFFGSTGQDAFSEPQPGYSLLQYFLDGLDPRGGDIPAGEAVSLLPVSVDFAPSAGGSFELQFAFPASYADRFDFIVEASTTLGAGSFAKVNSATISSLGGDLYRATVPASAATAPATFYRVRIALK; this is translated from the coding sequence ATGAAAGCATCCATCACCCTTGCCCTGCTGGCCCCCGCGCTCCTCCGTGCCGAGCCCGTCTCACGCCTCGCGGCGGAGTGGTTCGTGCCGAGTCCATCCTCGCCAAAGGATTTCGCCCTCGTCGATTCCGCCACCGGCACCGTGCGCCTCGGCTCCACGGGGAGCGATGGCCAGACGAGCTTTTCGCCTCCGGTCAGCACAGGCATCTCGAATGTAGCGGATACCGCGTGGGCCATCTATGGCGGCACAGGCGTGCTGTCGCTGGCGTCTCCGGATACGAACCGCGTCGCGCTGGTGCTGCCCGGCCAGCCGATACCGGTGGCCCGCACCTTCACCTCGCACACCGGCATCGGTCCGTCCGGCGTCGGCGAGATCGACGGAGGCAGCGGCATGGAGTGGGCGCTGTCCACGATCCACAATGGCGGGGCGAATGGCGCACGGCAGGAGGTATTCAATGTGCTTGCGACGACGCCCGTTTCGCTCGGCAGCGGCTCGACGAATGTCCCCATCCATCGCCTTGAGCCGCTCCGTGATTCGTCGAATGGCCGCACCGTCGGTCTCTACGCCGCGGCGAGCGGGGCGAATACCGGCTTTGGCATCCTGCAGCGCAGCGGTGCCAGTGTGGTTCGCTCGACGCGCATCACTCTTTCCGGGACCGCGTATCCGGTGAGCAATGTGATCACCTCATCCGGCGAGACCATCGTGATGGGCTATCGTCAGGGCAATGCCACCGCGCACCTGCTGCGGGTGACCACGCCGGTCACCACCGCATCCACCTTCACGAATGCGACGATCACCCTGCCTTATCTCGTTTCGTCGGTCCTGCCCGTATTGCAGGGCGGCACGGGAAACATCACCGACGGCATCCTCGCCATCGCGGCGGACGGGTCGAAGGCCGAGTGGTTCCGCGTGAATGCGGCGGCGAATGCGCTGGTCACCACCGGCGTCACCTTTCCCGCGCCTGCGGGCGGCTTTGTTACCGGGCTGTTGCCGCTGCCAGGCATCGGTGTGGTGCGCCTGAGCGGAGCCACGGCAGGCGGTCCTTCGACGGCCTTCGAGACATCGCAGTGGAATGGCTCGGCGTGGACCGTAACGGACACCGGCGATTTGCCAGCGCTTCCTTCGGGCGCGGCGAATTTCGCGACGCTGCTTTTCTATTCGGCGAATCCACAGGCGGATGAGTCCGCGCGGTTGCTGGGCATCCAGAATGCCCCGCATTGGACGAGGCGCTCCGGTGCATTCTCAGCCGTGCCCGCGTCGGTGATGAAGGAGAGCTTCGTCTCCAGCACCGGCGGTCTCGGCAGTGCGGTGAGCGAGACGGTGTATGCTCCCTCCGGCACGAATTACGTGGTGACGAATCAGGTGGAAGCGGGGCTCAGCATTTCTGCGGTGGGGAATTCCATCGCGGCGCTCTATACGCCTTCGCTCGTCGTGGAACCAGCCACCGGCAGCTATGAGCAGGCATTTCAGGTGACCGCACTGTATGATGCGGAGCGCTATGATCTGCTGTGGCGGCGCATGCCTTCCGGATCGTGGATGAGCTGGAATGGTCCGCTCGGCGTGGGCTATGACATCGGCCTGCAATTCCGTCTGCGTGACGTGGCGACCGGTGCGAGCGGCGCGATCGTCACTCGCGACTACGACCTGCCCGCGGCGGCGCTCGCCAGCCAGGACTCGGATGGCGATGGCGTGCCGGACTACGTGGAGATCGGTCTCGCGCTCGATCCCTTCGCGGGTGCCGACAGCGATGGCGACGGTGTGTCGGATCTGGCGGAACTTCTCGCCAATACGGACCCGGGTTCCGCGGCGAGCTTTCCTGCCAATCCCGCCGACATCGGCGCGGCCAGTGGCATCGATCTCGTGGCGGTCCCGCGCAATGCCGCGGGCACGGAAATGGCCACGGGCGAGCAGATGAATGTCCGCCGTCAGGATGGCAGCCTCGTCGCGCAGGGACTGATGCAGGCCATCGCCCCGGCGCTCCCGGATGGTGGTGTTCGCGGGGCACGGCTGCGCGCGGACTCGAACCTGCCGACCGACGAGCTGATCGTGTTGGATTCCCCGCTCTACTTCGACCTGACGAATTCCACACGGAACGGTCGTGAGATCCTGCGGGTGATGCAGCCCGTGCTGCCGCCGAAATTCTCGCCTGTCTTCACGCCCTCCGGCACCGACCTCTCGGCAGATACGGCAGGATGGGTGGCGGCTGCCCAGGCTGCGGCCACGACCTACCGGCGCATCCCCGCGAGGACCACGCTGGACCCGGAGGACAGTGCCGTCGCTGTGCTCGTGGAGTCGCTGGTGCATGCCGGACTCGCCACGGCGCGACCGGCCGAACTGCCTGCCCCGCAGGTCTCGGAGTTCTCTTTCTTCCCCGGTCGCGCGTCGGACAGCACGCGGATCTATCTGGGTGCAGCGGATAGGGCATTGCTGGATGCCGCGGGATTCTCCATGCCCGCGGCGCTGACCGTTGCCACGGGAGCGAAGGCCGCGATGACCCCGCTGGCGGATGCGATTTATCAACGCCACGTCACCGGTGTAGCAGCGTCTCCGGGCATGATGCCGCCCTTCGATGCGCTGCGGATCATCCTCCGCGGGGGCGATGCACCCAACGGCTATGCTGGGGCTGCGACTCCTGCCGTGATCACCTCTGCCCGCACGGCTTTCAATACCGCGCTGGCCGCCACATCTTCGATCTATCGTCCGGTGCAGACCTGGACCGTGGAGATTCCAGTGACCTCACAGGGACGCGCGATCTATCCGCGTGTCAGCGACGGCGTGCAAGTGATGCTGCTGGACGCGAGCGGGGATCGCTTCGCGCTGGAGCAGGGGATGGGATTGCGCCCCGGCTCCCGTTTCGCGGTGACGGGCTATACCGATTCGCCGCCTTTCAATGGCCGACCGACCCTCGTGGTCACCCGGGTCGCCGTCGCCTTGCTGCCCGCCTCGAGCGATCGCGATGATGATGGCAATCTTTTGGACGATGAATGGGAGCGCTTCTTCTTTGGCTCGACCGGTCAAGACGCCTTCAGCGAGCCACAACCTGGCTACAGCCTGCTCCAGTATTTCCTCGACGGGCTCGATCCGCGCGGCGGTGACATCCCGGCAGGAGAAGCGGTCTCGCTGCTGCCGGTGTCGGTGGATTTCGCGCCATCGGCAGGTGGGAGCTTCGAGCTCCAGTTCGCCTTCCCCGCGAGCTACGCGGATCGCTTCGACTTCATCGTGGAAGCCAGCACCACGCTCGGTGCCGGGAGCTTCGCGAAGGTGAACAGCGCCACGATCAGCTCGCTAGGTGGCGATCTCTACCGCGCCACCGTCCCCGCTTCCGCCGCCACCGCCCCGGCCACCTTCTACCGCGTGCGCATCGCGCTGAAGTGA
- the hemL gene encoding glutamate-1-semialdehyde 2,1-aminomutase → MTGPLSQKLFAAAKEKIPGGVNSPVRAFRNVGGEPFFVRRAKGSRIEDVDGKTYIDYIGSWGPNILGHAPAVITNTIHEVAKDGISFGIPNPYEVEMARTITDWVPSVEKVRMCSSGTEATMSAIRLARGFTKRDYIVKFDGCYHGHSDSLLVAAGSGALTHGEPDSAGVPKSFAEKTIVLPYNDVEALEKLFAEQGEQIAAIIVESYPANAGLVFPRPGYLDLLSSITKKHGALLIFDEVMTGFRLGKAGVQGIENLTPDLSCFGKVIGGGLPVGAFGGRADVMDMLAPIGPVYQAGTLSGNPLAMAAGLAQLKQLAGTGGEGAPNGFTRLEQLGAHFESGLRSLLDGKGLPYRFNRTGSMFCLYFTDREIVNVDDVIKQDLELFKKFFWGCLDKGIYLAPSPYETGFLSLAHTEADLDDTLTVFDEVLSTI, encoded by the coding sequence GTGACCGGTCCGCTTTCCCAGAAACTTTTCGCCGCCGCCAAGGAGAAGATCCCGGGCGGTGTGAATTCCCCCGTCCGCGCCTTCCGCAATGTCGGCGGCGAGCCCTTCTTCGTCCGCCGCGCCAAGGGCAGCCGGATCGAGGACGTGGATGGCAAGACCTACATCGACTACATCGGCTCCTGGGGCCCGAATATCCTCGGCCACGCCCCGGCCGTGATCACGAACACGATTCACGAGGTCGCCAAGGACGGCATCTCCTTCGGCATCCCGAATCCCTACGAGGTGGAGATGGCCCGCACCATCACCGACTGGGTGCCCTCCGTGGAGAAGGTCCGCATGTGCTCCTCCGGCACCGAGGCCACAATGTCCGCCATCCGCCTCGCACGCGGCTTCACGAAGCGGGACTACATCGTGAAATTCGACGGCTGTTACCACGGCCACAGCGATTCGCTGCTCGTGGCAGCCGGTTCCGGTGCGCTGACCCACGGCGAGCCTGACTCGGCGGGCGTGCCGAAGTCCTTCGCCGAAAAGACCATCGTGCTGCCCTACAATGACGTGGAGGCTTTGGAGAAGCTTTTCGCGGAGCAGGGTGAGCAAATCGCCGCCATCATCGTGGAGTCGTATCCCGCGAATGCCGGCCTCGTTTTCCCGCGGCCCGGATACCTCGACCTTCTCTCCTCAATCACGAAGAAGCATGGCGCGCTGCTCATCTTCGACGAGGTGATGACCGGCTTCCGCCTCGGCAAGGCGGGCGTGCAGGGCATCGAGAATCTCACGCCGGACCTGAGCTGCTTCGGCAAGGTGATCGGCGGCGGCTTGCCCGTGGGTGCCTTCGGCGGCCGTGCCGATGTCATGGACATGCTCGCGCCCATCGGCCCGGTCTATCAGGCAGGCACGCTTTCCGGGAATCCGCTCGCCATGGCCGCCGGCCTCGCGCAGCTCAAGCAGCTCGCGGGAACGGGCGGCGAAGGTGCACCGAATGGCTTCACTCGCCTGGAACAACTCGGCGCGCACTTCGAGAGCGGCCTGCGCTCCCTGCTCGATGGTAAGGGACTGCCCTACCGGTTCAATCGAACCGGCTCGATGTTCTGTCTCTACTTCACCGACCGCGAGATCGTGAACGTGGACGACGTGATAAAGCAGGACCTGGAGCTGTTTAAGAAGTTCTTCTGGGGCTGCCTCGACAAGGGCATCTACCTCGCCCCCAGCCCCTACGAAACCGGCTTCCTCAGCCTCGCCCACACCGAGGCAGATCTGGACGACACGCTCACGGTCTTCGACGAGGTGCTCTCTACTATCTAA
- a CDS encoding type II secretion system protein — protein sequence MKKPTFGKRAAGFTLVELMVCVVIVISLAALVFGLTRNAMAKGNLSASMTRVRDLGVRVQAYAQDNAGILPVWKDQSQDLYWWGALIKDPRNPTELDIFRSDAHKQFDNNPSNPNLSYGWNARVMGRSESSEGDDGPKRLANFKDAARALVLADGPARNPNALLDESSLPDPERYDGKAAGLMLDGSAIQLTIENDFKGQSVWFMTEEEREAQGK from the coding sequence ATGAAAAAACCAACATTCGGAAAAAGGGCAGCAGGCTTCACCCTGGTGGAGCTGATGGTCTGCGTCGTGATCGTCATTTCGCTGGCCGCTCTGGTCTTCGGCCTGACCAGAAACGCCATGGCAAAGGGCAACCTGTCCGCCTCCATGACCCGCGTCCGCGACCTCGGCGTGCGTGTCCAAGCCTACGCGCAGGACAATGCCGGCATCCTGCCGGTCTGGAAGGACCAGTCGCAGGACCTCTACTGGTGGGGCGCGCTGATCAAGGACCCGCGCAACCCCACCGAGCTGGACATCTTCCGCAGCGATGCGCACAAGCAATTCGACAACAATCCGTCGAATCCGAACCTCTCCTACGGCTGGAATGCCCGCGTGATGGGTCGCTCCGAGTCCTCCGAGGGTGACGACGGTCCGAAGCGCCTGGCGAACTTCAAGGACGCTGCCCGCGCCTTGGTGCTGGCCGACGGGCCGGCCCGCAATCCGAACGCCCTGCTCGACGAGAGCAGCCTGCCTGACCCGGAGCGCTACGATGGCAAGGCCGCCGGCCTGATGTTGGATGGCTCCGCCATCCAGCTCACCATCGAGAATGACTTCAAGGGCCAGTCCGTCTGGTTCATGACGGAGGAAGAGCGCGAGGCGCAGGGCAAGTAA
- a CDS encoding thioredoxin family protein, whose product MKTKAFLLFTLLAGAAFAAEAPRGSFTGADYEAARAKSKETGKPIAVVVTDTESTCPMCQSGNEAIFKQMRSDYILVIEDEARKDKLPGNIKQATYETYKTKGNVIPIVTVFSSEADNKILGGMCYKQIGEDSRKAFKNLDAEVEKAAASVPAKAAETKDADKSSGMREWTNAEGKKIKAELVSSTDTKATFKLENGKTVEYALDKLSKESREEIEDAR is encoded by the coding sequence ATGAAGACAAAAGCATTCCTCCTCTTCACGCTTCTCGCCGGTGCCGCCTTCGCGGCGGAAGCCCCTCGCGGTTCATTCACCGGTGCCGACTATGAGGCGGCCCGGGCGAAATCGAAGGAAACCGGCAAGCCGATTGCCGTGGTCGTCACCGACACCGAGTCCACCTGCCCGATGTGCCAGTCCGGGAATGAGGCGATCTTCAAGCAGATGCGCTCGGACTACATCCTCGTGATCGAGGACGAGGCCCGGAAGGACAAGCTGCCCGGAAACATCAAGCAGGCCACCTACGAGACCTACAAGACCAAGGGCAACGTCATCCCGATCGTGACCGTCTTCTCCTCGGAAGCCGACAACAAGATCCTCGGCGGCATGTGCTACAAGCAGATCGGCGAGGACAGCCGGAAGGCCTTCAAGAACCTCGACGCCGAGGTCGAAAAGGCCGCCGCCAGTGTCCCGGCCAAGGCAGCCGAAACCAAAGACGCGGACAAATCCAGCGGCATGCGCGAGTGGACGAATGCCGAGGGCAAGAAGATCAAGGCCGAGCTGGTCTCCTCCACCGACACGAAGGCGACCTTCAAGCTGGAGAACGGGAAGACCGTGGAATACGCGCTCGACAAGCTCTCCAAGGAAAGCCGCGAGGAGATCGAGGACGCCCGCTGA
- a CDS encoding YbjQ family protein has translation MSWRCKECGALNDDLHPKCWKCGSGGIYQAGQAAAAKNGKIIHCSTTVGIPGREVASSLGVVFGEMVLGTSVFRDLLAGLQDLVGARSGTYENKLKEGRDIAFRELMREAESLGADAVIGIDVDYETVAQTMLMICVSGTAVTLKPEPTAEKM, from the coding sequence ATGAGTTGGCGATGCAAGGAGTGCGGGGCGCTGAATGACGATCTCCACCCGAAGTGCTGGAAATGCGGGAGCGGCGGGATTTACCAAGCCGGGCAAGCGGCTGCCGCGAAGAACGGCAAGATCATCCACTGCTCGACGACCGTGGGGATTCCCGGCCGTGAGGTCGCATCGTCCCTAGGCGTGGTCTTCGGGGAAATGGTCCTCGGGACAAGCGTCTTCCGGGACCTGCTGGCCGGTCTTCAGGATCTCGTCGGAGCCAGATCCGGCACCTATGAGAACAAGCTGAAGGAGGGCAGGGACATCGCATTCCGGGAACTCATGCGCGAGGCGGAATCCCTCGGCGCAGACGCCGTGATCGGCATCGACGTGGACTACGAGACCGTCGCCCAGACGATGCTCATGATCTGCGTCTCCGGAACCGCCGTCACCTTGAAGCCTGAGCCGACGGCTGAGAAAATGTGA
- a CDS encoding DUF1579 domain-containing protein — protein sequence MKLTTLIASALLLLPISVRAQEAPPEMPKPVKQHEWLAQLAGEWESSMKCVIEPGKPPMEGKSTEKARLLGGFWIVSEGQGEMMGSIFSSVLTIGYDPAKEKFVGTWVDSMTSTMWQYTGTLDEATNTLTLESRGPCPMQGGKICNFKEVIVVKDKDTKTFTSHIQGEDGEWTEIMSASSKRKK from the coding sequence ATGAAACTCACGACCTTGATTGCATCCGCACTCCTTCTCCTGCCCATCTCCGTCCGTGCCCAGGAGGCACCGCCGGAAATGCCGAAGCCGGTGAAGCAGCACGAATGGCTGGCCCAACTCGCAGGCGAGTGGGAGTCCTCCATGAAATGCGTGATCGAGCCCGGCAAGCCGCCCATGGAAGGAAAGAGCACCGAGAAGGCCCGCCTGCTGGGCGGCTTCTGGATCGTCTCGGAGGGCCAGGGCGAGATGATGGGCTCAATCTTCTCCAGCGTCCTCACCATCGGCTACGACCCGGCGAAGGAAAAATTCGTCGGCACCTGGGTCGATTCCATGACCAGCACCATGTGGCAATACACCGGCACGCTGGACGAGGCGACCAATACCCTGACTCTGGAAAGCCGTGGCCCGTGCCCGATGCAGGGCGGTAAGATCTGCAACTTCAAGGAAGTCATCGTGGTGAAGGACAAGGACACCAAAACCTTCACCAGCCACATCCAGGGCGAGGATGGCGAGTGGACCGAGATCATGAGCGCGTCCTCCAAGCGGAAGAAGTGA
- a CDS encoding WD40 repeat domain-containing protein codes for MHKFWIVASIIMFSPVQELAANDIVIQETRLGLTNAVALSDDGRFAATQQFLGELAVWDTASGALLETLEGQPSHILMDLAFSSDNRYVSYWCASGVVVWDWLNRRVIWSSSESSRLSAVAVDSTRRKIFLGEGDTLWQRSLEDGKELSKVQLGEAEIGTISLTDSGKLTIVCRKTGLILFDPESNEVTQRIDLNYPRKPIMGPESITRNPELARHTVVNGFASGKSDRSGTRFLTIFESRDQPWLRTFSTDGRQTFEVHPSSVERISTSWFGDSGKLLSIKTDKGSGRKTVEAIDPSKPSETKALSISFPRGVTITKLDTDRSGRLIAAATDKGWFCYEGNPENADSWKLREFPDVPLSRALSSIHPDGKTALYGSKSGAIHGITMEHGLQGKVQGELQAEVTEVIAFPDGGMMASTKNDGFFLRAGQRPARAVDESFEVFWKCGDFIVRNAPGARSGNMQMEVIRSDGEILDSFTDEEELPTFHPVKPLIMHFDAGYEKSRYRISEITPEGKCRVLHDSERLSEDALWAVAEDADTFLMISHPASLHRVDARSGKSTKLRDGLPRDINSIYLVPSGKSLLALCNDFKNPVLIPLDPEKPCIELPRTVADFGKSTARWKGFTPNGRGVWIDSGLGILDDYESYAGLWDTESGKLVARLRVHEDGAAVVLLSDGRCDFNAAAAGLVKRRKAGETTLSPVEPSPEIFEVLAPYLKAP; via the coding sequence ATGCACAAGTTCTGGATCGTTGCCTCAATCATCATGTTCTCGCCGGTGCAAGAGCTCGCGGCGAACGACATCGTCATCCAAGAAACCCGGCTGGGCCTGACCAATGCTGTGGCCCTGTCGGACGACGGGCGCTTCGCGGCCACGCAGCAGTTCTTAGGTGAACTGGCAGTGTGGGACACGGCATCAGGGGCCTTGCTCGAAACCTTGGAAGGTCAACCCAGCCACATTTTGATGGATCTGGCATTCAGTTCCGACAATCGCTACGTGAGCTACTGGTGCGCTAGTGGAGTCGTGGTTTGGGACTGGCTGAACCGACGTGTCATCTGGTCCTCCAGTGAATCTTCGCGGCTTTCCGCCGTAGCCGTCGATTCTACCCGGCGCAAGATCTTCCTCGGCGAGGGGGACACGCTTTGGCAGCGATCACTTGAGGATGGAAAAGAGCTGTCCAAAGTTCAACTGGGTGAGGCGGAAATCGGCACGATTTCCCTGACCGACTCCGGCAAGCTGACGATCGTGTGCAGGAAGACAGGGTTGATCCTTTTCGATCCGGAGAGCAACGAGGTCACCCAACGCATTGATCTGAATTATCCCAGGAAGCCCATCATGGGTCCTGAGAGTATTACAAGGAATCCGGAACTAGCGCGGCACACTGTTGTCAATGGCTTTGCCTCCGGCAAATCGGATCGAAGCGGGACGCGATTCCTCACGATATTTGAAAGCCGTGATCAGCCTTGGCTGCGGACCTTTTCCACAGACGGACGCCAGACCTTCGAGGTTCACCCGTCATCAGTGGAACGCATCTCGACGTCATGGTTCGGAGACTCGGGGAAATTACTGTCGATCAAAACGGACAAGGGCAGCGGCCGGAAGACAGTGGAGGCTATCGATCCGTCGAAGCCTTCCGAGACTAAAGCGCTCTCGATCTCCTTTCCCCGCGGCGTTACCATCACCAAACTTGATACGGATCGATCCGGGCGTCTCATTGCCGCGGCTACCGATAAAGGTTGGTTTTGCTACGAGGGGAACCCGGAGAATGCGGACTCATGGAAACTTCGCGAATTCCCGGATGTTCCCCTGAGTCGCGCGCTTTCAAGCATTCATCCGGACGGGAAGACGGCGCTGTATGGCTCCAAGTCCGGTGCCATCCACGGGATTACCATGGAGCACGGCTTGCAAGGAAAAGTGCAGGGCGAACTGCAAGCTGAGGTCACGGAGGTGATCGCGTTTCCGGATGGCGGGATGATGGCGAGCACGAAGAACGACGGTTTTTTTCTCAGGGCTGGCCAACGTCCTGCGAGGGCAGTGGACGAGAGTTTCGAAGTCTTTTGGAAGTGCGGCGACTTCATCGTGCGAAACGCTCCGGGTGCAAGGTCCGGGAACATGCAAATGGAAGTAATTCGTTCAGACGGTGAGATTCTTGATTCCTTCACCGACGAAGAGGAACTCCCTACGTTTCATCCGGTGAAGCCACTCATCATGCACTTCGACGCCGGCTATGAGAAATCGCGTTACCGGATCTCCGAGATCACGCCAGAAGGAAAGTGCCGGGTCTTGCACGACTCGGAGCGCCTATCGGAAGACGCCCTCTGGGCAGTTGCGGAAGACGCCGACACCTTCCTGATGATTTCCCACCCGGCATCGCTTCATCGCGTCGATGCTCGCTCCGGCAAGAGCACCAAGCTGAGGGACGGACTACCGAGAGATATTAATAGTATCTATCTCGTGCCTTCCGGAAAGTCGCTGCTAGCCCTCTGCAATGACTTTAAGAATCCGGTATTGATCCCCTTGGATCCCGAAAAACCTTGCATCGAACTCCCGAGAACGGTCGCGGATTTCGGAAAGTCCACGGCCAGATGGAAGGGCTTCACGCCAAATGGTCGCGGCGTCTGGATAGATTCCGGATTGGGTATATTGGACGACTATGAGAGCTACGCAGGACTCTGGGACACGGAGTCCGGAAAGCTCGTCGCAAGGCTCCGAGTTCACGAAGACGGGGCGGCCGTCGTTCTGCTCAGCGATGGGCGCTGCGATTTCAACGCAGCGGCAGCCGGTCTGGTGAAGCGGCGAAAGGCCGGCGAGACTACTTTATCGCCGGTCGAGCCTTCGCCGGAGATCTTCGAAGTTCTTGCACCCTATTTGAAGGCACCCTGA
- a CDS encoding dienelactone hydrolase family protein codes for MDRKTAKDFPQELLNLYDEYVHGQVGRRGFLERASQFAVGGLTAAGLLAALSPQYALAAQVEKDDERITVSYETYDSPQGGGKMRGYYARPAKVEGKLPFILVVHENRGLNPYIEDVTRRLAVAGFAAFAPDALTPLGGYPGNDDEGRNLQAQRDKGQMEQDFIAATKWMAAHPACDGKIGVVGFCFGGGMANTLAVKLPDLVKAAVPFYGGQPPAEDATKIKGALLLQFAEHDERVNAGWPAWEEALKKAGVKYEAHIYPGVNHGFHNDTTPRYDEAAAKLAWERTVEFFKKQLTGG; via the coding sequence ATGGACCGAAAAACCGCGAAGGACTTCCCGCAGGAGCTGCTGAATCTCTACGACGAATACGTGCACGGGCAGGTCGGTCGGCGGGGATTCCTGGAGCGAGCCTCGCAATTCGCGGTCGGCGGGCTGACCGCTGCTGGTCTGCTAGCCGCCCTGAGCCCGCAGTATGCGCTCGCCGCCCAGGTCGAGAAGGACGACGAACGGATCACCGTTTCCTACGAGACCTATGACTCGCCCCAGGGCGGCGGGAAAATGCGCGGCTACTACGCCCGCCCGGCGAAGGTGGAGGGAAAGCTGCCCTTCATCCTCGTGGTGCATGAAAATCGCGGGCTGAATCCCTACATCGAGGACGTCACCCGGCGGCTCGCGGTGGCCGGATTCGCCGCCTTCGCCCCGGATGCCCTCACCCCGCTGGGCGGCTATCCCGGGAATGACGACGAGGGCCGGAACCTCCAGGCCCAGCGCGACAAGGGCCAGATGGAGCAGGATTTCATCGCCGCTACCAAGTGGATGGCCGCGCACCCCGCCTGCGACGGGAAGATCGGGGTGGTCGGCTTCTGCTTCGGCGGCGGCATGGCAAACACGCTGGCAGTGAAGCTGCCGGATCTGGTGAAAGCCGCGGTGCCCTTCTACGGCGGCCAGCCTCCCGCCGAGGACGCCACGAAGATCAAGGGTGCCCTGCTCCTGCAATTCGCCGAGCACGACGAGCGAGTAAATGCTGGATGGCCCGCCTGGGAAGAGGCGCTGAAGAAGGCGGGCGTGAAATACGAGGCCCACATCTACCCCGGCGTGAACCACGGCTTCCACAACGACACCACACCGCGCTACGACGAGGCCGCCGCGAAGCTGGCGTGGGAACGGACGGTGGAGTTTTTCAAAAAGCAGCTCACCGGCGGCTGA